Below is a genomic region from Sphaeramia orbicularis chromosome 6, fSphaOr1.1, whole genome shotgun sequence.
attacagtgtttttttACAGAGTTCAAAAGGTCATGGtatttgctgttatttttacagGATTGTCATGCTCCCGCATTCAGTTGTATTCCCTGAGTCGTCAGGGATCTCGAGAAGCCCATTTAATTCCTCGGGTGCGGGTGAGGTCGTTTTCAGAAACAGCTATTTGCTATGCCTCTAAAGATGGGACGACAAAGGACAGTGGCAGTGATGGTGGAAAGGTAATCTCTTTTGTGGTAAAGCTTGATTTACCCTTGTTGTATCCTTCAGTGACTTGAATTTTAGGGTTGTAGTTTAACAAGTGCTGACTTATTGTATTTATACAGAAAAGCATCAGTGAGGGGAAGAGACTCTCTGGATCTGGAGGATCTGGCAAAGGAGGAAGCCAACTCCGCTGCCCTAAATGTGGAGATCCCTGTACACATGTAGAGACATTTGTATGTGAGTATACATAAAAAGGTAACATTGACTGGGGTTGTAGTAATAGAAACTGAACATGAAGAGTGCTGGTTAAGTGAAATAATAAGTGTCTGAGTTAAAGAACAGATCTCTCACAAATCAGAAAATTAGATTGGAACACAAGGAGAGTTTGTCTACCCCATAAGACACTAAATATGTGATACCATTAAAATGATCTAGAAGGATATCTTTCAGACCTGAATGCCCAGAAGTGAACGGCAAACTTGTTTTGTAATTAATCTATTAAAACTGTATATTTATTGTAATTCAAATATTTAattattatgtcttattttttccCAACAGCATCAACACGATTTGTCAAATGTGAAAAGTGCCATCACTTTTTTGTGGTTCTGTCTGAAACTGACTCTAAGAAGGGGCTAAACAAAGAGCCAGAATCAGCTGCAGAGGCTGTGAAACTGGCATTTGCACAGAAACCTCCCCCTCCCCCTAAGAAGGTGAGAACAAAAAACACAGCTGTCCCAATATGATATTAAATGTCCTTCTTACATTTGGTGATTTTGTCATATGTTTGTCTTTTGTTAAGTTTAActtgaatgtttttgtttcagataTATGCTTACCTCGACAAGTATGTTGTTGGACAGTCGTATGCAAAGAAGGTGTTAGCAGTTGCAGTGTACAATCACTACAAGCGCATCTATAACAACATCCCTGCTGGCAGCCGACAGCAGGTGGAGGTGGAGAAACAGCCCTCTTTAACACCGCGAGGTCAGTTTTACATCAAGTGACTTCAGTCTCTAATGATGAGATTTATTGTAATTACTTTAAGGGTATAATTTGATTCCCATCAGTCATTTGGGTTAATCAGTTTCCACTTTGTCTAAAGTTAACCCAAACAAGAGCAATGACAAGTTATACTGTACAGCAGAGAAAATAAAGAGACAGGTTCGTGTGGTAATGTGTAACTTCAACGGCTGTATCAGTTTTGCAATCCAGTGATTTAGTCAAACTTAGATGTACCATTTACAGTCATGTCAGTTAAGAATTAGACTGTACTCTGTGTGTATAATGTTTGCAGTGGagtcataaacatatttttatgctttttaaatatatatttatatcttggacaatttttaaaataaaacggCCTGAAAATGCAGGATTTAGAGTAAGAGTGACTGGAACATTAAGTCTGTTTTACAAAGTCATTTATGGTTGAGTAGAGGTTTCCAGAATCAAGAGCCATCTGTTCAGCAAAACATAATCAACTGAGCATTGAGATTTCAGCTGTAGCCTTGAATCATACCTGGTCTTAAATAATCTGTATTATTTGGCATTTGTTCAATAATGATCTCACACAGTTGTCTATAGTTTTTTGCAGGACTGTATTGATAATATAATAAAGGTAATGATTATATTGATTTGAGTAATTTCATCCTCTTCCTGTAGAGCTAGAGATGAGAAGACGAGAGGATGAATACAGATTCACAAGTAAGTGATTGGTTCTCCTCACTGTTTCCTTTATAAGTGGTGACCTTTGACGTCACAAGATGTAAACAGTATTTTCTGACTTTTCTTAAAGTTgcacaaatgccaaaatgtacaGACTACTGTGGTTTGTCAGTGACACCTTGTTTAAATGTCCCAGAAATagttttattacagtattataGCGATGCTTGTAAATTACAAAGGCTCATTAATCGGATAAAGCTTGTGATGGATACCAGATGGTGCAGAGTATATTTAAAGAAACACACCATTTCTATATCAGTGCTTGGTTATTTTCTTCACCACTTGTTGAGGTGAGCCAGACAAACTCAGGAAGTAAATTATAAATTTGAAATCCTTGTGTAAACAGACAACAGGACACGATGCCCCACTGACCCACATGCATATGTAGTCCAGCTCTCCTCATTGCTACTGATTAAGTCAGGCCTATTTTTAGGCTGGACTGTTTACTCCCTTCCCCCTGGAAATTTTGACAAATACACCATCATTGTGAAGCCACAGAATTCAGACCTAGTGACTCATATTAAAGTACACAGTTACTTCTCCAAGTCGCATTGTTGAATTCACACCCTGCTGTTCTTCCTTATCAGTGACAAAGCTAACTGTGCAGGTGGTTTGCTGTTTCAGAGCTTCTGCAGATCGCAGGGATCAGTCCTCATGGAAATGCACTGGGAGCATCCATGCAACAGCAGGCGAGCCAGCAGGCACCTCAGGAGAGGAGGGGTGGCGAGGTTCTGGACTCCACACATGCTGACATTAAACTGGAGAAAAGTAACATCATACTTCTGGGCCCAACTGGTTCTGGTAAGTGTTCTGTCCAAATGTGTTTATTACATCTGATAGGACTTTATTTGATTAGATCTGTTGTGGCTGACTTTATCCTGGTTGTTCTCATTTGTTTCAGGAAAAACACTGTTGGCGCAGACGCTGGCACGATGTCTGGATGTCCCATTTGCTATTTGTGATTGCACAACACTAACTCAAGCTGGATATGTGGGAGAAGACATCGAGTCAGTTATCGCTAAACTGCTGCAAGATGCAAACTACTCAGTGGAAAAGGCTCAACAAGGTGGGCAGACAGACTGAATGTAACAGTAGAGGAGCCTCCAGGTTGAACATGCATGTTGCATATCTGGTTTATTGACTAATACAAGAATGCGAAGTGCAatgtcaacaagaaaagcacttggagagcgcagaactccgccaagacagatctgcccccccttcccccgatcaccaccaaaatttaatcatttcttccttgtgcctgagtcaacatttcccgaaaatttcatgaaaatccgcccataactttttgagttatcttgccaacaaacaaacacgcaaacagacaaagcaaagcgatcacaatacctcctggcggaggtaataattaccaCAAATAAGGGTGCGTCAATTATGAATGTGGATGAAAAATTATGTAATTGTTATACAAACAAATAATTTACTTTTACCTGTTAATTTCATGCCACCATTATTGTAAAAGTCTGGCATTAATTATATTGGATAGATTGattgatagatagatggatagatattCATAAGAAAACATTTACTGGCATTGATTGAAAGTATAAATACAAATTGCTTTTCTATTTGTCTTCTAAGCcttgtataaaaaaaacagcagtggaCAGTTTTAACATAGCTTTATTATGTAAGGACAATTACCGAAAACTATAAAGACTTTACTGATGTTTGAAGTATAAGTATTAAAGATGAAATAAGTGCAATAACTTAAAAATCAAATCTAAAACAGTGGAATTAGAGATGGATTGACATTTCTGTTAATTTCCTTAAAACTTTTTATACCTGTGAATGGGGATGATTATCACGATTATGCAAAATGATTGCATTTAGCCCCAATTATTGCATGAAAGGCCATTATGTTTTGATTGTGAAAAGCCTAACAATGAATGCCAGTTATCACCATCGTTATGCCATAGATTTTTTCATGTTATctatacaaatatttacataatataacaaacattTTGCAAACATTTATATTGACAAAATATGAACTGGTAAGTGGCTAAAACTGAGGATTATGTTAAGTTGATTTTGTAAAAAGATAAAGCTGTCAGAAATAACATTGTACAGTTGTAAACACAATACATTAGTTATCTTTGAATGGCTCGAGTATGTCTGTCTGAATGTAAtgacttaaaggtgctggagactttcgtgaccaatttttcatcaaatctgtaaaacctcagtcatagcctaagtatcacgaatctgtaaatctttctgtgattactcacctgaatctcttacattacggtgaacaatttcaaagtgccatccaccataaacaaaccgtgtgtttacaaacgagccgggaggtcact
It encodes:
- the clpxb gene encoding ATP-dependent Clp protease ATP-binding subunit clpX-like, mitochondrial isoform X1, translating into MSCTCTSAARLLLNTANRGLSCSRIQLYSLSRQGSREAHLIPRVRVRSFSETAICYASKDGTTKDSGSDGGKKSISEGKRLSGSGGSGKGGSQLRCPKCGDPCTHVETFVSSTRFVKCEKCHHFFVVLSETDSKKGLNKEPESAAEAVKLAFAQKPPPPPKKIYAYLDKYVVGQSYAKKVLAVAVYNHYKRIYNNIPAGSRQQVEVEKQPSLTPRELEMRRREDEYRFTKLLQIAGISPHGNALGASMQQQASQQAPQERRGGEVLDSTHADIKLEKSNIILLGPTGSGKTLLAQTLARCLDVPFAICDCTTLTQAGYVGEDIESVIAKLLQDANYSVEKAQQGIVFLDEVDKIGSVPGIHQLRDVGGEGVQQGLLKLLEGTIVNVPEKNSRKLRGETVQVDTTNILFVASGAFNGLDRIISRRKNEKYLGFGTPSNLGKGRRAAAAADLANTSGETDTVAEIEEKDRLLKHVEARDLIEFGMIPEFVGRLPVVVPLHSLDEDTLVRILTEPRNAVVPQYQALFSMDKCELNMTQDALRAIARMALERKTGARGLRSIMEKLLLEPMFEVPHSDIMAVELNKDVVHGKSEPRYIRAPAKESAEEEYDSGIEEENWPRQADAANN
- the clpxb gene encoding ATP-dependent Clp protease ATP-binding subunit clpX-like, mitochondrial isoform X2, with product MSCTCTSAARLLLNTANRGLSCSRIQLYSLSRQGSREAHLIPRVRVRSFSETAICYASKDGTTKDSGSDGGKKSISEGKRLSGSGGSGKGGSQLRCPKCGDPCTHVETFVSSTRFVKCEKCHHFFVVLSETDSKKGLNKEPESAAEAVKLAFAQKPPPPPKKIYAYLDKYVVGQSYAKKVLAVAVYNHYKRIYNNIPAGSRQQVEVEKQPSLTPRELLQIAGISPHGNALGASMQQQASQQAPQERRGGEVLDSTHADIKLEKSNIILLGPTGSGKTLLAQTLARCLDVPFAICDCTTLTQAGYVGEDIESVIAKLLQDANYSVEKAQQGIVFLDEVDKIGSVPGIHQLRDVGGEGVQQGLLKLLEGTIVNVPEKNSRKLRGETVQVDTTNILFVASGAFNGLDRIISRRKNEKYLGFGTPSNLGKGRRAAAAADLANTSGETDTVAEIEEKDRLLKHVEARDLIEFGMIPEFVGRLPVVVPLHSLDEDTLVRILTEPRNAVVPQYQALFSMDKCELNMTQDALRAIARMALERKTGARGLRSIMEKLLLEPMFEVPHSDIMAVELNKDVVHGKSEPRYIRAPAKESAEEEYDSGIEEENWPRQADAANN